Proteins encoded together in one Micromonospora kangleipakensis window:
- a CDS encoding deoxyguanosinetriphosphate triphosphohydrolase family protein, whose translation MEPPADPRARRLFGGSARALGDLAASPFRADRDRIVASPFFARLNGVTQVVSPGGSGLLVHNRLTHSLKVAQVARAVAERLTADGEHRVLLEKLGGCDPDVVEAAALAHDLGHPPFGHLGERVLDRLARQRLGLTDGFEGNAQSYRIVTSTEIRGAATTGLDLTAAVRAAMLKYPWTRLDHPDPHPRQLDPAPRGAAPPPDDPASGSSKFGAYRTEVDDLRQAREPFAGRIPDWQQTPEASIMDTADDIAYAIHDVEDFYRVGVLQQGAVAAELMAWQRESGHFRAITDAALAAAARRPGSAIERLRRQLHRKDAWIADDDAFAAAVEHVREELVEGLLALPFDGSIEAEQYVARFSARWSTRFVESITVTADPNVRVGHVLLAEAQWHEVQVLKFVHHRFVLARPDLALHQRGQARLLGTLVEALWEWLLDPEEESRLPRRLHDLVELAEAELHPRTPDRIGRARGRAIVDFVAQLTDGQAVAMLDALSGRSGALWTDAFVL comes from the coding sequence ATGGAACCACCTGCCGACCCGCGGGCGCGGCGGCTCTTCGGCGGCAGCGCCCGAGCCCTCGGCGACCTGGCCGCCAGCCCGTTCCGGGCCGACCGGGACCGGATCGTGGCCTCGCCCTTCTTCGCCCGGCTTAACGGCGTGACCCAGGTGGTCAGTCCGGGTGGTTCGGGCCTGCTGGTGCACAACCGGCTCACCCACAGCCTGAAGGTGGCCCAGGTGGCCCGCGCGGTCGCCGAACGGCTCACCGCCGACGGGGAGCACCGCGTCCTGCTGGAGAAGCTGGGTGGCTGCGACCCGGACGTGGTGGAGGCCGCCGCGCTCGCCCACGACCTCGGCCACCCGCCCTTCGGCCACCTCGGGGAGCGGGTGCTGGACCGGCTGGCCCGGCAGCGGCTCGGCCTGACCGACGGCTTCGAGGGCAACGCGCAGTCGTACCGCATCGTCACCAGCACCGAGATCCGCGGCGCGGCGACCACCGGGCTGGACCTCACCGCCGCGGTGCGGGCGGCGATGCTGAAGTACCCGTGGACCCGGCTCGACCATCCGGACCCGCACCCGCGCCAGCTCGACCCGGCGCCGCGCGGCGCCGCCCCGCCACCGGACGACCCGGCGAGCGGGTCGTCGAAGTTCGGCGCGTACCGGACCGAGGTGGACGACCTGCGGCAGGCCCGCGAGCCGTTCGCCGGGCGGATCCCGGACTGGCAGCAGACCCCCGAGGCGTCCATCATGGACACCGCCGACGACATCGCCTACGCCATCCACGACGTGGAGGACTTCTACCGGGTCGGGGTGCTCCAGCAGGGCGCGGTGGCCGCCGAGCTGATGGCCTGGCAGCGGGAGAGCGGGCACTTCCGGGCGATCACCGACGCCGCCCTGGCCGCCGCGGCCCGCCGCCCCGGCTCGGCGATCGAACGGCTGCGCCGCCAGCTGCACCGCAAGGACGCCTGGATCGCCGACGACGACGCGTTCGCCGCCGCGGTCGAGCACGTCCGCGAGGAGCTGGTGGAGGGGCTGCTCGCGCTCCCCTTCGACGGCTCGATCGAGGCGGAGCAGTACGTGGCCCGCTTCTCCGCCCGCTGGTCCACCCGGTTCGTCGAGTCGATCACGGTGACCGCCGACCCGAACGTCCGCGTCGGCCACGTGCTGCTGGCCGAGGCGCAGTGGCACGAGGTGCAGGTGCTCAAGTTCGTCCACCACCGGTTCGTGCTGGCCCGCCCCGACCTGGCCCTGCACCAGCGCGGTCAGGCCCGGCTGCTGGGCACCCTGGTGGAGGCGCTCTGGGAGTGGCTGCTCGACCCGGAGGAGGAGTCCCGGCTGCCCCGCCGGCTGCACGACCTGGTCGAGCTGGCCGAGGCGGAGCTGCACCCGCGTACGCCGGACCGGATCGGCCGGGCCCGGGGCCGGGCCATCGTCGACTTCGTCGCGCAGCTCACCGACGGCCAGGCGGTTGCCATGCTGGACGCCCTCTCCGGCCGCTCCGGCGCCCTCTGGACGGACGCCTTCGTGCTCTGA
- a CDS encoding MBL fold metallo-hydrolase has product MAGVAALAGVAWVGRDVPAQLGGRLTGARAERAARSPRFRDGTFHNPTSTRTMVADPGRNLVKELIFGKQKRRPDGGVPLLRPSAAPAADPARELNVVWYGHASALIEIEGRRVLLDPVWSDRCSPSTRVGPRRIHEPPVRLDELPPVDAILISHDHYDHLDLATVRGLVAHQSAPFLVPLGVGAHLDRWGVPEERIVELDWSESHQIGDLTITATAAQHFSGRGLRRDGTLWSSWVVAGAHRKAFYTGDSGYFEGYAEIGAEHGPFDVTLMQIGAYDRAWPSIHMFPEEAVAAHLDLRGGLFIPVHWATFNLALHDWAEPVNRLWVEAKARDVRLAVPRPGERVVVDDPPAVDGWWQAIV; this is encoded by the coding sequence ATGGCCGGGGTGGCGGCGCTGGCCGGCGTGGCCTGGGTGGGCCGCGACGTGCCGGCGCAGCTCGGCGGCCGGCTGACCGGCGCGCGGGCGGAGCGGGCGGCCCGCTCGCCCCGGTTCCGCGACGGCACCTTCCACAACCCGACGAGCACCCGCACGATGGTCGCCGACCCGGGCCGGAACCTGGTCAAGGAGCTGATCTTCGGCAAGCAGAAGCGGCGGCCCGACGGTGGGGTGCCGCTGCTGCGTCCGTCCGCCGCGCCCGCCGCCGACCCGGCCCGGGAGCTCAACGTCGTCTGGTACGGCCACGCCTCGGCGCTGATCGAGATCGAGGGGCGCCGGGTGCTGCTCGACCCGGTCTGGAGCGACCGGTGCTCCCCGTCAACCCGGGTCGGTCCGCGCCGGATCCACGAGCCGCCGGTACGCCTCGACGAGCTGCCCCCGGTGGACGCCATCCTGATCTCGCACGACCACTACGACCACCTCGACCTGGCGACCGTACGCGGGCTGGTGGCCCACCAGTCGGCGCCGTTCCTGGTGCCGCTCGGCGTCGGCGCCCACCTCGACCGGTGGGGCGTGCCCGAGGAGCGGATCGTCGAGCTGGACTGGTCGGAGAGCCATCAGATCGGCGACCTGACCATCACGGCCACCGCCGCCCAGCACTTCTCCGGCCGGGGGCTGCGCCGCGACGGCACGCTCTGGAGCTCCTGGGTGGTGGCCGGCGCGCACCGCAAAGCCTTCTACACCGGCGACTCCGGCTACTTCGAGGGGTACGCCGAGATCGGCGCCGAGCACGGGCCGTTCGACGTCACGCTGATGCAGATCGGCGCGTACGACCGGGCCTGGCCGAGCATCCACATGTTCCCCGAGGAGGCGGTCGCCGCCCACCTCGACCTGCGCGGCGGGCTGTTCATCCCGGTGCACTGGGCGACGTTCAACCTGGCCCTGCACGACTGGGCCGAGCCGGTGAACCGGCTCTGGGTGGAGGCGAAGGCCCGGGACGTCCGCCTGGCCGTGCCGCGCCCCGGCGAACGGGTGGTGGTGGACGACCCGCCGGCCGTGGACGGCTGGTGGCAGGCGATCGTCTGA